Proteins from a genomic interval of Desulfomicrobium macestii:
- a CDS encoding formate dehydrogenase accessory protein FdhE, whose protein sequence is MIEAEKALELLAKKIDACRKRGFLPVELIDLVEKIYTRQLKARDKAQVPAAATIEIADPLQHSQGAPLVERTNFPFDKDQSIELFNEFLELAKSVNPALGEAAAAISAAIADKSLDLDLVMQAHLNGDEGFFSTWTAVTPSAPRILPMLAQAAMTPSLERAAIALEARTDLSNSWEHGHCPLCGSMPIMSDLREKEGFRYNICGFCHAEYHAPRLQCPFCLEKDVAKLEYYEADEEPGVRINACKTCNLYIKLTDFRNLDRRTLPLVDDLESLSLDVAAREKKYKRPTLSAWGF, encoded by the coding sequence TTCTACCCGTGGAACTGATCGATCTGGTCGAAAAGATCTACACCCGTCAACTCAAGGCCCGGGACAAGGCCCAGGTTCCTGCCGCAGCCACGATCGAAATCGCCGATCCGCTGCAGCACAGCCAGGGAGCTCCTCTGGTCGAAAGAACCAATTTTCCCTTTGACAAAGACCAGAGCATTGAACTTTTCAACGAATTTCTGGAGCTGGCGAAATCGGTCAATCCGGCCCTTGGCGAAGCCGCTGCCGCCATTTCGGCTGCCATAGCGGACAAATCCCTGGACCTGGACCTGGTCATGCAGGCGCATTTGAACGGCGACGAAGGTTTTTTCTCCACCTGGACAGCCGTCACCCCTTCCGCACCGCGCATCCTGCCCATGCTCGCGCAGGCCGCCATGACTCCGTCCCTTGAACGCGCCGCCATCGCGCTGGAAGCCCGGACCGATCTTTCGAATTCCTGGGAACATGGGCACTGCCCCCTGTGCGGCAGCATGCCGATCATGTCCGATTTGCGTGAAAAGGAAGGATTCAGATACAACATCTGCGGATTCTGCCACGCGGAATATCATGCGCCTAGATTGCAGTGTCCCTTCTGTCTTGAAAAGGACGTGGCGAAGCTGGAATACTACGAAGCCGATGAAGAGCCCGGAGTACGCATCAACGCCTGCAAGACCTGCAATCTTTACATCAAGCTCACGGATTTCAGAAACCTCGATCGCAGAACCCTGCCCTTGGTGGACGATCTTGAATCCCTGAGCCTCGATGTGGCGGCCCGGGAAAAGAAATACAAGCGCCCCACCCTTTCAGCCTGGGGATTTTAA